A window from Nitrospira sp. ND1 encodes these proteins:
- the rpiA gene encoding ribose-5-phosphate isomerase RpiA, translating into MTLQFDLDSEKKQAALKATEYVQDGMVVGLGTGTTSKHLIIALGERVRSGLKIQAVPTSHDTAALARQSGIPLIESDNAWMIDVAIDGADQVDPALNLVKGGGGALLKEKIVAAAAKRFIVMVDHTKLVPALGGSFPLPIEVVPFGWGSTARNIEQASGGRAVLRERNGVVFQTEAGHVILDLHMPKIEDPATLEIELNQIPGIVETGLFIGRTSILIVGHAQGVDVTLAAES; encoded by the coding sequence ATGACACTACAATTTGATCTTGATTCCGAAAAGAAACAGGCGGCGCTGAAAGCCACTGAATATGTGCAAGACGGCATGGTCGTCGGATTGGGGACCGGTACGACATCGAAGCATTTGATCATCGCCCTCGGCGAGCGCGTCCGCTCAGGGCTCAAAATCCAAGCCGTGCCGACCTCGCACGACACAGCGGCTCTGGCCAGGCAATCCGGCATTCCCCTCATCGAGTCCGACAACGCATGGATGATCGATGTGGCCATCGACGGAGCCGACCAGGTCGATCCCGCCTTGAACCTCGTGAAAGGCGGCGGAGGCGCGTTGCTCAAAGAAAAAATTGTAGCCGCCGCAGCGAAGCGCTTTATTGTGATGGTCGACCACACGAAACTCGTGCCGGCGCTCGGCGGCAGTTTTCCATTGCCGATTGAAGTCGTGCCGTTCGGATGGGGTAGCACGGCACGGAACATCGAACAAGCCTCAGGAGGCAGAGCGGTCTTGCGCGAGCGAAACGGCGTCGTGTTTCAGACCGAAGCGGGCCACGTCATCCTCGATCTGCACATGCCCAAGATCGAAGATCCGGCCACCCTCGAGATAGAACTTAACCAGATTCCCGGCATCGTTGAGACCGGACTGTTCATTGGACGCACCAGCATCCTGATCGTCGGCCATGCACAGGGTGTCGACGTCACCCTTGCAGCGGAGTCATGA
- a CDS encoding M1 family metallopeptidase: MTGDRTDPPVTRRHAALLATRVLTNAVVWLGAWHGATSWFFVPAAWSHSNPPHNHRRPKTHTMGSSMTTHDPYRLPRHVLPSHYDLRIEPDLQAHSFTGHEVVTLTVTEPTTEILLNATELEVSTATLSGEGTPPRTGTVRMDEEHQRCYITFPSVIQPGAWKLSLAFRGTLNDKLRGFYRSSYKDEQGHSHSLAATQFEATDARRAFPCWDEPQFKAVFAVTLAIDPALTAISNTRIVDDRQEGGKRVLRFAESMKMSTYLVAFIVGKLDATTPTMARQTPVRLWSVPGKQHLTPFGQEIAVYSLNFLADYYGIPYPGDKLDLIAIPDFASGAMENLGAITFRETALLLDQRTATHAEQGRIADVVAHENAHMWFGDLVTMAWWNGLWLNEAFATFMEMLVVDAWKPEWERWTAFGVSRAAALSVDGLLSTRPIEFPVRAPKEAEAMFDVLTYEKGASVLRMLEQHIGPTVFRDGVRHYLTTHAYGNAETTDLWVSLAHASQQNVPALMNEWIFSPGYPLLSLAIDSSSTLTLTQRRFTYAEGSTAASSGAPAQLWQVPIQLRIHTARGAETRRVMLSDQENRIPLPKDWTSVLANEGGHGFYRVRYSTALLNGLQQTGLQTLAPVERFNLLNDTWASTIAGMVSPADYLSLTEHFRGEQDPHVWAVMLGSFSTMNHLLSEEDRPLLAAFVRNRLTPTFQDLGWTPRTDERDLVKELRGDVIRALGTLGRDPSVQTQALEAYTDLQQQTRPIDPNVIPALVSILAFTGDAARYEEFLNRFHKASTPQEERRYLFSLAAFRIPELLERTLAKTLTDEIRTQDAPFLVSSLLHNVYIREKAWEFVKTNWERMDRQFPKSGLRRMCGGITGLSTPELEQDVRAFFTSRKIDLGGKTLEQYLEQLHIAVRFRERDRDAIRAVLARVAM, translated from the coding sequence ATGACGGGCGACCGGACCGACCCTCCCGTCACTCGGCGACATGCGGCGTTGCTGGCCACACGAGTCCTCACCAACGCAGTGGTGTGGTTGGGAGCCTGGCACGGCGCAACCTCCTGGTTCTTCGTGCCCGCGGCCTGGAGCCACTCGAATCCGCCACACAACCATCGACGGCCGAAGACACACACTATGGGTTCATCTATGACGACTCACGATCCCTACAGACTCCCGCGCCATGTCCTCCCGTCTCATTACGACTTGCGTATCGAGCCGGACCTCCAGGCACACTCGTTCACCGGCCACGAGGTCGTGACGCTGACGGTGACCGAACCGACTACTGAGATTCTCCTGAATGCGACGGAATTGGAGGTCTCGACAGCGACATTGTCCGGTGAAGGGACGCCGCCGCGCACCGGGACCGTACGGATGGACGAGGAGCACCAGCGATGCTACATCACCTTCCCGTCGGTCATTCAACCCGGCGCCTGGAAATTGAGCCTGGCGTTTCGCGGCACACTGAACGATAAATTGCGCGGGTTCTATCGCAGCAGCTACAAGGATGAACAGGGCCATTCGCACAGTCTGGCCGCGACCCAGTTTGAGGCGACCGATGCGCGGCGGGCCTTCCCCTGTTGGGATGAACCGCAATTCAAAGCCGTCTTCGCCGTCACCCTGGCAATCGATCCCGCACTGACCGCCATCTCGAATACCCGGATCGTGGACGATCGACAAGAGGGCGGGAAGCGAGTGCTGCGCTTCGCGGAATCCATGAAGATGTCCACGTATCTCGTGGCTTTCATCGTCGGGAAACTCGACGCCACAACTCCCACCATGGCCCGGCAGACCCCAGTCCGCCTCTGGTCCGTGCCCGGCAAACAACACCTGACCCCGTTCGGTCAGGAAATCGCCGTGTACTCGCTCAATTTTCTCGCCGACTACTACGGCATCCCCTATCCGGGCGACAAACTGGACCTCATCGCCATCCCCGACTTCGCTTCCGGGGCGATGGAAAATCTGGGCGCGATCACATTCCGTGAAACAGCCTTGCTGCTGGACCAGCGCACGGCCACACATGCGGAGCAGGGACGAATCGCGGATGTGGTCGCGCACGAGAATGCCCACATGTGGTTCGGCGACCTCGTGACCATGGCCTGGTGGAACGGGCTCTGGCTCAACGAGGCCTTCGCCACCTTCATGGAAATGCTGGTGGTGGATGCCTGGAAACCGGAGTGGGAACGCTGGACGGCCTTTGGCGTCTCACGCGCTGCCGCTCTGTCGGTCGACGGCCTGCTGAGCACGAGGCCGATTGAGTTCCCCGTGCGCGCGCCCAAAGAAGCCGAAGCCATGTTCGACGTGCTGACCTATGAAAAGGGAGCCTCCGTCCTGCGCATGCTGGAACAGCATATCGGTCCGACGGTATTCAGAGACGGCGTCCGCCACTATCTGACGACGCATGCCTATGGGAACGCAGAGACTACCGACTTGTGGGTCTCGCTCGCGCATGCGTCACAACAGAATGTTCCGGCACTCATGAACGAATGGATCTTCTCGCCGGGATATCCCTTGCTCTCGCTTGCCATCGACTCATCCTCCACGCTGACGCTCACACAGCGTCGCTTCACCTACGCCGAAGGCTCTACGGCGGCATCTTCCGGGGCACCGGCGCAACTCTGGCAGGTTCCGATTCAGTTGCGCATCCACACCGCGCGGGGCGCTGAAACCCGGCGTGTGATGCTCAGCGATCAGGAGAACCGTATCCCGCTGCCGAAGGATTGGACATCAGTACTGGCGAACGAGGGCGGGCACGGATTCTACCGCGTTCGATACAGCACAGCGCTCCTCAACGGCCTGCAACAGACCGGCCTCCAGACCCTGGCCCCCGTCGAACGGTTCAATCTCCTGAACGACACCTGGGCCTCAACCATCGCCGGTATGGTGTCACCCGCCGACTATCTCAGCTTGACGGAACACTTCCGTGGCGAACAGGACCCGCATGTCTGGGCCGTGATGTTGGGGTCGTTCTCCACCATGAATCACCTGCTGAGCGAGGAGGATCGACCGCTGTTGGCTGCCTTTGTGCGCAATCGACTCACCCCGACATTCCAGGATCTGGGATGGACACCGCGTACCGATGAACGCGATCTCGTCAAAGAACTGCGCGGTGACGTGATTCGCGCCTTAGGCACATTGGGTCGCGACCCCAGCGTCCAAACCCAGGCGCTGGAAGCTTACACTGATCTGCAGCAGCAGACTCGACCGATCGACCCCAATGTGATCCCCGCGCTCGTTTCCATCCTGGCCTTCACAGGCGACGCGGCTCGCTACGAGGAATTTCTCAACCGCTTCCACAAGGCCTCCACCCCGCAGGAAGAGCGTCGCTATCTCTTTTCACTCGCGGCCTTCCGGATACCCGAACTGCTGGAGCGCACCCTGGCGAAAACCCTGACCGACGAGATCCGCACCCAAGATGCGCCCTTCCTCGTCAGCAGCCTGTTGCACAATGTGTACATTCGTGAAAAAGCCTGGGAGTTTGTGAAGACTAATTGGGAGCGAATGGACCGGCAGTTTCCCAAGAGCGGCCTGCGCCGCATGTGCGGAGGGATCACCGGTCTTTCGACTCCGGAATTGGAGCAAGACGTCAGAGCGTTCTTCACATCCCGGAAGATCGACCTCGGCGGGAAGACTCTGGAGCAGTACCTGGAGCAGCTGCACATCGCCGTACGATTCCGGGAACGCGACCGCGACGCCATTCGCGCCGTGCTGGCACGCGTCGCGATGTAG
- the glk gene encoding glucokinase yields the protein MILAGDIGGTKTNLALYDWTTERVEPVREDSFHSADYKTLEEIIEEFLSAPLPKPQAEDELGDEPIEASAEGTTEAPELPPEPIKLTAACFGVAGPVIDNRCRTTNLPWFIDGATLAERFAIPQVRLLNDLEATAHGLLLLNPDEIVVLNAGAPPKKKQALALIAAGTGLGECILYWDGSRYRPMPSEGGHTDFAPNSDSEIDLLRHLRGSYLHVSYERIVSGPGLHAIYEYLRDTKKNEPTWLAEKIKAGNPAAEIAEAGLKGQAEIAKQALDLFASIYGAEAGNLALKALTLDGVYVAGGIAPKLLKKLQDGSFMRGFTNKGRYKRIMSQIPVKVVMNDKTALLGAASMAAQLTSSTTS from the coding sequence ATGATCCTGGCAGGCGATATCGGAGGCACAAAAACCAATCTGGCGCTCTACGACTGGACGACTGAACGGGTCGAGCCGGTGCGGGAGGATAGCTTTCATAGCGCGGACTATAAGACCCTCGAAGAAATCATCGAAGAATTTCTCAGTGCACCGTTGCCCAAGCCACAAGCAGAAGACGAGCTGGGAGACGAGCCCATCGAAGCGTCGGCAGAAGGAACTACGGAGGCACCGGAGCTTCCCCCAGAGCCCATCAAATTAACGGCGGCGTGCTTCGGCGTGGCAGGGCCGGTGATCGATAACCGTTGCCGCACCACCAATCTTCCCTGGTTCATTGATGGGGCGACACTCGCGGAGCGATTCGCCATCCCCCAGGTGCGCCTGCTCAACGACCTCGAAGCAACGGCCCATGGGCTCCTCCTCTTGAATCCCGATGAAATCGTAGTACTGAACGCCGGCGCCCCGCCGAAGAAAAAACAGGCCCTCGCCTTGATCGCAGCCGGTACCGGGCTCGGGGAATGCATTCTCTATTGGGATGGAAGTCGCTACCGCCCCATGCCGTCGGAAGGCGGGCACACGGACTTTGCCCCCAACAGCGACAGCGAAATCGACTTGCTTCGCCATCTGCGCGGCAGCTACCTGCATGTCAGTTACGAACGCATCGTATCCGGGCCGGGCCTCCATGCCATTTATGAATATCTCCGCGACACCAAAAAAAATGAGCCGACCTGGTTGGCGGAGAAGATCAAAGCCGGTAATCCTGCCGCCGAGATTGCCGAGGCCGGACTCAAGGGCCAGGCCGAAATCGCCAAACAAGCCCTGGATTTATTTGCGTCCATCTATGGCGCGGAAGCCGGCAACCTGGCGCTCAAGGCGCTCACACTCGACGGGGTCTATGTCGCCGGCGGGATTGCGCCCAAATTACTGAAGAAACTGCAGGACGGCTCGTTTATGCGCGGGTTCACAAATAAGGGCCGTTACAAACGGATCATGAGCCAGATTCCGGTGAAGGTCGTGATGAACGACAAAACCGCCTTGCTCGGCGCCGCCTCGATGGCAGCACAACTCACATCATCGACCACATCATGA